In the Rhodopirellula bahusiensis genome, one interval contains:
- the ctaD gene encoding cytochrome c oxidase subunit I, translating to MNDPRADRLLKAWETPKGWRYWSAVNNSEVGLWYTLTAFAFFLFGGVLALIMRVQLAVPDNDWLTPDQYNQIFTMHGSVMMFLFAVPILEAISIMLLPEMLGARDLPFPRLSAYGYWCFLIGGVFVCGSLFFGVGPRGGWFMYPPMTTEYQDGIGPDIWLLGLSFIEIASIAAAVELIVGALKCRPPGMRLNLIPLYAWYILVVAVMILFAFPPLIAGDLLMELERAMDWPFFDVERGGDPMLWQHLFWIFGHPEVYIVFLPSIALVAMMVPTFARTPMAGYGWIVLAAVGTGFLSFGLWVHHMFTTGLPGISIGIFSAASEAVAIPTGVQIFCFIATLLVGRVQRNVCLKFVLAGLATFIIGGLTGVMVAIAPFDYQAHDTYFIVGHLHYVLIGGTIFPIVAGFYYYYPFVTGKQLSERLGNITFWLMLIGFNVAFFPMHIAGLLGMPRRVYTFPGGMGFEGPNLISSIGAFALGTGFLVLLWDVFRPKGKQPLVPRNVWNAGTLEWSGEVPDQPWGIRSIPIINSRYPLWEQENLLADIDAGNFYLPDAEEGRRETLVTSAVDAELMQCLRVPGPSFLPFWAAVFTGGVFIFSTYHWWIPAGCCSVLSFATIVTWLWTGTAEIPEKETKPVGLGQSLPLYVSGPAAVGWWAMFITMLGDMTAFISLVFGYFFYWTVHEDFPPEQWNGEPVVGAGTIWPLVSVGLAVVAWCAVVMARRLNREDHSVGFYSSSLLAVAVTVASGAALVWGPYSNGMDPTVHVYSSTTGVLVLWTVVHLALGATMLVYCIARRLFGKMDAKHDADIVNVTLGWHFLMLTVAITGSVLALFPWVA from the coding sequence ATGAACGACCCGCGAGCGGATCGATTGTTGAAGGCCTGGGAAACTCCCAAGGGATGGCGCTATTGGTCGGCAGTCAACAACAGCGAAGTCGGTTTGTGGTACACGCTCACCGCGTTCGCGTTTTTCTTGTTCGGCGGGGTGTTGGCGCTGATCATGCGGGTGCAATTGGCGGTGCCCGACAACGATTGGTTGACTCCCGACCAGTACAACCAAATCTTCACCATGCACGGCAGCGTGATGATGTTTTTGTTTGCGGTGCCAATCTTAGAAGCCATCTCGATCATGTTGCTTCCCGAGATGCTGGGCGCGCGAGACCTGCCGTTTCCGAGGTTGTCGGCGTACGGCTATTGGTGCTTTCTGATCGGCGGCGTGTTCGTGTGCGGTTCGCTGTTCTTTGGCGTTGGACCTCGCGGTGGTTGGTTCATGTATCCGCCGATGACGACGGAGTACCAAGACGGCATCGGGCCTGACATCTGGTTGCTGGGGCTTTCGTTCATCGAGATCGCATCGATTGCCGCAGCAGTTGAATTGATTGTTGGCGCATTGAAGTGCCGTCCGCCTGGCATGCGATTGAATCTGATCCCGCTTTACGCTTGGTACATCCTGGTGGTGGCGGTGATGATCCTGTTCGCGTTTCCGCCATTGATCGCCGGCGATCTGCTGATGGAACTGGAGCGGGCCATGGATTGGCCGTTCTTCGATGTCGAGCGGGGTGGAGACCCAATGCTGTGGCAGCACTTGTTTTGGATCTTTGGACACCCCGAGGTCTACATCGTTTTTCTGCCTTCCATCGCATTGGTCGCGATGATGGTTCCCACGTTCGCTCGCACGCCGATGGCTGGCTACGGGTGGATCGTGTTGGCCGCGGTGGGGACGGGGTTCCTGAGTTTCGGGTTGTGGGTGCATCACATGTTCACGACCGGATTGCCGGGGATCTCGATCGGGATCTTCTCCGCTGCGTCCGAGGCCGTGGCAATTCCGACCGGCGTGCAGATTTTCTGCTTCATCGCGACGCTGTTGGTTGGACGTGTTCAGCGCAACGTCTGTCTGAAATTCGTCCTGGCCGGGTTGGCGACGTTCATCATTGGCGGGCTGACAGGTGTGATGGTCGCGATCGCTCCGTTTGATTACCAAGCCCACGACACTTACTTCATCGTCGGACATTTGCACTACGTGTTGATCGGTGGCACGATCTTTCCAATCGTCGCCGGGTTCTATTACTACTACCCGTTTGTAACCGGCAAGCAACTTTCAGAGCGGTTGGGCAACATCACGTTTTGGTTGATGTTGATCGGATTCAATGTGGCGTTCTTTCCGATGCACATCGCGGGATTGTTGGGGATGCCTCGCCGCGTCTACACCTTCCCGGGTGGAATGGGGTTCGAAGGGCCCAACCTGATTTCGTCGATTGGTGCGTTTGCTTTGGGAACCGGTTTCCTGGTTCTGCTCTGGGATGTTTTTCGCCCCAAAGGCAAGCAGCCGTTGGTGCCGCGGAACGTTTGGAATGCGGGAACGCTGGAATGGAGCGGTGAGGTCCCGGACCAGCCCTGGGGGATTCGCTCGATTCCGATCATCAATTCGCGGTACCCGCTGTGGGAACAAGAGAACCTGCTGGCCGACATTGATGCCGGCAACTTCTATCTGCCCGATGCGGAGGAAGGACGACGAGAGACGTTGGTGACCAGTGCGGTGGATGCGGAGTTGATGCAGTGCTTGCGGGTTCCGGGACCATCGTTCTTGCCGTTTTGGGCGGCGGTGTTCACCGGTGGAGTCTTCATCTTTTCAACTTATCACTGGTGGATCCCGGCCGGTTGTTGCAGTGTGCTCTCGTTCGCGACCATCGTGACTTGGTTGTGGACCGGGACCGCGGAGATTCCTGAAAAGGAAACCAAGCCGGTTGGATTGGGCCAATCGTTGCCGCTGTATGTTTCAGGGCCTGCGGCGGTGGGTTGGTGGGCGATGTTCATCACAATGCTGGGCGACATGACAGCGTTCATTTCGCTGGTGTTTGGCTACTTCTTCTACTGGACCGTGCACGAAGACTTTCCGCCGGAACAATGGAACGGCGAACCGGTTGTTGGTGCCGGAACGATCTGGCCCTTGGTGTCCGTGGGGCTGGCCGTCGTCGCGTGGTGCGCGGTCGTGATGGCTCGTCGTCTGAATCGCGAGGATCATTCGGTCGGCTTTTATTCATCGAGTCTGTTGGCGGTCGCAGTGACCGTCGCGTCGGGTGCGGCACTTGTTTGGGGCCCGTATTCCAACGGCATGGATCCGACCGTGCACGTGTACAGCTCAACGACCGGCGTGTTGGTGTTGTGGACGGTGGTGCATTTAGCTCTTGGTGCCACGATGTTGGTTTACTGCATCGCCCGGCGTCTGTTTGGAAAGATGGATGCGAAGCATGATGCGGACATCGTCAACGTCACCTTGGGTTGGCACTTCCTTATGCTGACCGTTGCGATCACTGGGTCGGTGCTGGCTCTCTTTCCTTGGGTGGCCTGA
- a CDS encoding transmembrane prediction: MNQQPVPLHDHGQRRPMKKRLWWIAISPTVWAIHFLACYITAAVWCEKIGEGNLRPLQISVGIYTAIALPMIIWVGYSSYRNFRRGDPPVPFDFDDPTDRTHFFGFTAFLLSALSVVATLFTVLVFVLVGSCD; this comes from the coding sequence ATGAACCAGCAACCGGTACCACTTCATGATCACGGGCAACGACGCCCGATGAAGAAGCGTTTGTGGTGGATCGCGATCTCTCCCACGGTGTGGGCCATTCATTTCTTGGCGTGCTACATCACCGCTGCGGTCTGGTGCGAAAAGATCGGCGAGGGAAACCTTCGCCCTCTTCAGATATCCGTCGGGATCTACACGGCGATCGCCCTGCCAATGATCATCTGGGTTGGCTACTCGAGCTATCGCAACTTTCGACGCGGCGATCCACCTGTTCCGTTTGACTTTGACGATCCCACGGACCGAACGCACTTCTTTGGCTTCACCGCGTTCTTGCTGTCAGCACTGAGCGTCGTGGCGACTTTGTTCACCGTTTTGGTGTTCGTCTTGGTGGGGAGTTGTGACTGA
- a CDS encoding cytochrome c oxidase assembly protein produces MKLWMWNLGWLVLGLAWLGPLPELAQVSFAAHMTLHMAVVAVASPLLAIAASGTRLDPVRKVPSLFSPIPASVGELLIVWAWHAPGLHHFARHSLLGFVIEQSMFLAAGVWVWISAFGGSAPRSPSRSGAGVIGLLLTSMHMTLLGALLTLSPRLLYSHHHSVWLEPITDQHLGGAVMLVVGGIAFLAGGLWLTKDLVGDGEKLSSRLAPASFQRHFGSAPHE; encoded by the coding sequence ATGAAACTTTGGATGTGGAATCTCGGCTGGTTGGTGCTCGGACTTGCGTGGTTGGGGCCGTTGCCTGAACTCGCACAAGTCTCCTTTGCCGCTCACATGACGTTGCACATGGCGGTCGTAGCCGTTGCGTCTCCGTTGCTCGCGATCGCCGCCTCCGGGACGCGATTGGATCCTGTTCGGAAAGTGCCGAGTTTGTTTTCGCCGATCCCAGCTTCGGTGGGTGAGCTGTTGATCGTATGGGCGTGGCACGCGCCGGGGCTGCATCACTTTGCTCGTCACTCATTGCTGGGTTTCGTAATCGAGCAATCCATGTTTCTGGCGGCTGGAGTGTGGGTGTGGATCTCGGCGTTTGGAGGCTCGGCACCGCGTTCGCCATCTCGCAGCGGTGCGGGGGTGATTGGGTTGTTGCTGACTTCCATGCACATGACGTTGCTTGGTGCCTTGCTGACGCTTTCGCCGAGATTGCTCTATTCACACCATCATTCGGTGTGGCTGGAACCAATCACGGACCAACACCTTGGCGGAGCGGTGATGCTGGTGGTTGGCGGGATCGCATTCTTGGCCGGCGGTCTCTGGCTCACGAAGGATTTGGTCGGCGATGGCGAGAAGCTTTCGTCGCGACTTGCTCCTGCATCGTTCCAGCGACATTTCGGGAGTGCACCTCATGAATGA
- a CDS encoding c-type cytochrome has product MLLIWKRVLIACCVLGILGTVVLVSGVVPVKASSGHWQITRWFLNFASDRSVSFHSRGTQPPEDSGLMDARLGAEIYKTNCRFCHGLPGQEQPPVAKGMTPTPPRLDRSLLEKEPRELHYIIQHGIKFAGMPAWPVPTRSDEIWPVVAHLRQSLEENRETFDTERSESDLAALAKLPVLQACVDCHGVDGASRAGKQVPHLTGQGEGYLRLSLLAFRSSERNSGVMMPVCHALTDQEVDALSKHYHETVSTNMPASLEAEVADHAAIERGRKLAMNGDRGRKIPSCQKCHGPDAENRRDEYPNLAGQSKWYLQRQLELFLKRARCGAQTARLMHPIADKLSEQERSDLATFYASLQTPDERPGK; this is encoded by the coding sequence ATGTTGTTGATTTGGAAGCGAGTCTTGATCGCGTGTTGCGTTTTGGGGATTCTGGGAACAGTTGTCTTGGTGAGCGGAGTGGTTCCGGTCAAGGCCAGCAGTGGTCACTGGCAGATCACACGTTGGTTTCTCAACTTCGCGAGCGACCGATCGGTGAGTTTTCACTCTCGTGGGACTCAGCCACCAGAAGACAGTGGCCTGATGGACGCGAGATTGGGAGCCGAGATCTATAAAACGAACTGCCGTTTCTGTCACGGTTTGCCGGGGCAAGAACAGCCGCCAGTTGCCAAGGGGATGACGCCGACACCACCGAGGCTGGACCGATCGCTGCTTGAGAAGGAACCGAGGGAGTTGCACTACATCATCCAGCACGGAATCAAGTTCGCTGGCATGCCCGCTTGGCCCGTTCCAACGCGAAGTGATGAGATCTGGCCGGTGGTCGCCCACCTGCGACAATCTTTGGAAGAGAATCGCGAAACCTTTGATACGGAACGATCAGAAAGCGACTTGGCGGCACTCGCGAAGTTGCCTGTCCTTCAAGCTTGCGTTGATTGTCATGGCGTGGACGGAGCCAGCCGTGCGGGCAAACAAGTTCCGCATCTGACCGGTCAAGGGGAAGGCTATCTCCGGCTGTCGTTACTTGCGTTCCGATCTTCCGAACGGAACAGTGGTGTGATGATGCCGGTGTGTCATGCTCTGACCGATCAAGAAGTGGATGCTCTATCCAAACACTATCACGAAACGGTTTCGACCAATATGCCTGCCAGTCTTGAAGCAGAGGTAGCGGATCACGCTGCGATTGAACGAGGCCGTAAGCTCGCGATGAATGGTGATCGGGGACGAAAGATACCTTCTTGTCAAAAGTGTCACGGACCGGATGCGGAGAACCGACGCGATGAATACCCGAACTTGGCGGGGCAGTCAAAGTGGTATCTGCAGCGACAATTGGAACTATTCCTGAAGCGAGCCCGATGTGGGGCTCAAACGGCACGCTTGATGCATCCCATCGCAGACAAGTTGTCCGAGCAGGAACGTTCTGATCTGGCAACCTTTTACGCTTCCCTGCAAACGCCCGACGAACGTCCGGGAAAATGA
- a CDS encoding DUF3140 domain-containing protein, with translation MATSLSEKQEEIYEEFYDLVNMQPKEIENWLETDESRSVGQTKEGDDESVGRQSARKIIEIKRTNKSDLSDEQVDHMQKVCGYIKRHVAQEPDGDVSGTDWCYSLKNWGHDPSK, from the coding sequence ATGGCCACCAGCCTATCGGAGAAGCAAGAAGAGATTTACGAAGAGTTCTATGACCTCGTGAACATGCAACCCAAAGAGATCGAGAATTGGTTGGAAACGGACGAGTCCAGATCAGTTGGTCAAACCAAAGAAGGCGATGATGAGTCCGTAGGTCGCCAGTCGGCTCGCAAGATCATCGAGATCAAACGCACCAACAAATCGGATCTCTCTGACGAACAAGTGGATCACATGCAAAAGGTTTGTGGCTACATCAAGCGGCATGTGGCACAAGAACCCGACGGCGATGTTTCAGGAACGGACTGGTGCTACAGCCTCAAGAATTGGGGCCATGATCCTTCGAAGTAA
- a CDS encoding SDR family oxidoreductase encodes MSTATDERVQLVDPRQAYARPPFKDQEAMKMPGSSEKMKPQPDHGEESYEGSGKLKGLTALITGADSGIGRAIAICYAREGANVAINYLSEDADANQTAEIVKQAGVDVSVIRGDLREESFCNDLIEKTHQEHGAIDILVNNAAYQETANDVDEFSTELFDRIFKTNVYAPFWLSRAVMKHLPPGGSIINTASIQGYDPSPYLLPYSSTKSALLGMTKGLAKLAMDHGVRVNAVAPGPVWTPLIPGSMPKDKFKEFGGSSLFGRPAQPIELAPLYVWLASPDASYVTGEVFGCTGGRTPV; translated from the coding sequence ATGTCCACCGCTACCGATGAACGCGTTCAGTTGGTCGATCCGAGACAAGCGTATGCGAGGCCGCCCTTCAAAGATCAAGAAGCGATGAAGATGCCGGGCAGCAGCGAGAAAATGAAACCGCAGCCCGATCACGGCGAGGAAAGCTACGAGGGATCGGGCAAGTTGAAAGGCCTGACTGCATTGATCACCGGCGCGGACAGCGGCATTGGTCGCGCGATAGCAATTTGCTACGCCCGAGAAGGTGCGAACGTCGCGATCAATTATCTCTCCGAAGACGCGGATGCGAATCAAACGGCAGAAATCGTCAAGCAAGCTGGCGTCGACGTGTCCGTGATTCGCGGCGATCTTCGCGAGGAATCGTTCTGCAATGATTTGATCGAAAAGACCCACCAAGAACACGGGGCGATCGATATTCTCGTCAACAACGCGGCTTACCAAGAAACGGCCAACGATGTGGACGAGTTCTCGACCGAACTGTTCGATCGCATCTTCAAAACCAATGTCTACGCTCCATTCTGGCTCTCACGAGCCGTGATGAAACATCTCCCACCGGGCGGAAGCATCATCAACACGGCTTCGATCCAAGGCTATGATCCTTCGCCCTACTTGTTGCCATACTCGTCCACGAAGTCGGCCCTGTTGGGCATGACGAAAGGCCTGGCAAAATTGGCAATGGACCACGGAGTGCGAGTCAACGCGGTTGCACCTGGCCCGGTTTGGACACCACTGATTCCAGGATCGATGCCCAAAGACAAGTTCAAAGAGTTCGGGGGGAGCAGTCTGTTCGGACGCCCTGCCCAACCGATTGAACTGGCACCGCTCTACGTCTGGTTGGCCAGCCCCGATGCGAGCTACGTGACCGGTGAAGTCTTCGGATGCACCGGCGGACGCACACCCGTGTGA
- a CDS encoding NAD(P)-dependent alcohol dehydrogenase yields MSASATEKKCETMNAVVYDDYGSPNVLHSGVVPLPDRLPGQVLIDVRASSVNPIDYRIRSGEMKGLLPGGFPRVPGYDVAGIIADCASDGPFEVGDRVIAFLDTMRGGASADFAVAAVDVTAAIPDSLSFNEAAAIPLAGTTALQSLRYHGNIAEGKRVLINGASGGVGMFAVQIAKAFNCHVDAVASGDNEEFCRSLGADHFYNYETTDFTESEERWDLIFDAAGKSGFWDVKKVLNDGGRYVSTEPDAKGMLMTLVTWPMSKSGTVMLAKPNADDLRTLIEMREKGQLQITIDAIYPFSQLSQAHQHVENGVERGKVVLTADGSGL; encoded by the coding sequence ATGAGTGCGTCAGCAACCGAAAAGAAGTGTGAGACGATGAATGCAGTCGTCTACGATGACTATGGCAGTCCGAACGTGTTGCACTCGGGCGTCGTTCCGCTGCCCGACCGACTGCCCGGTCAGGTTCTGATCGATGTCCGAGCGTCGAGCGTGAACCCGATCGACTACCGAATTCGCAGTGGTGAGATGAAAGGGTTGCTGCCGGGCGGGTTCCCTCGCGTTCCCGGCTACGACGTCGCGGGAATCATCGCCGATTGCGCGTCCGACGGGCCCTTTGAAGTGGGCGATCGGGTGATCGCGTTTCTCGATACCATGCGAGGTGGTGCGAGTGCCGATTTCGCGGTCGCCGCCGTAGACGTGACCGCAGCGATCCCCGACTCCCTGAGTTTCAACGAAGCGGCAGCGATTCCCTTGGCCGGAACAACCGCCCTGCAATCACTTCGCTATCATGGAAACATCGCAGAGGGAAAACGCGTTCTGATCAACGGAGCGAGTGGCGGAGTTGGAATGTTCGCGGTCCAGATTGCCAAGGCATTCAACTGCCATGTCGATGCGGTCGCGAGTGGCGACAACGAGGAATTCTGTCGATCGCTCGGCGCGGACCACTTTTACAATTACGAAACGACGGACTTCACCGAATCGGAAGAGCGTTGGGATCTCATTTTTGACGCGGCAGGGAAATCGGGATTCTGGGACGTCAAGAAAGTGCTCAACGACGGCGGACGCTATGTCTCGACCGAACCCGACGCGAAAGGCATGTTGATGACTCTGGTAACTTGGCCGATGTCCAAATCAGGAACGGTGATGTTGGCAAAGCCCAACGCGGACGATCTGCGGACGCTGATCGAAATGCGAGAGAAAGGACAACTGCAAATCACGATCGATGCGATTTACCCCTTCTCCCAATTGAGTCAAGCTCACCAGCATGTCGAGAACGGCGTGGAACGAGGCAAAGTCGTTCTGACAGCTGATGGCAGCGGCCTATGA
- a CDS encoding dihydrolipoyl dehydrogenase family protein, whose protein sequence is MSSEQFDLVVLGTGPSGGTVATKIAKTGKRVALVDSRTFGGTCALRGCNPKKVYVNAGQLVDQVQRSEGKLVADASVTIDWKQLHAFKMEFTQPVADKKEQSFQDDDIQTFHGVARFISPDTIDVVGTKLTAERFLIATGGRPRELSFDGAEHVTRSDEFLELESMPEHVVFVGGGYISMEFAGVVARAGCRVTVIEQNDQVLTGFDPDLVNQLTDSLCDQRIQFQMNAGITGIEKSSDGCLHVHLANEDAPIKCGLVIHGAGRVPNIDELTLSRGEIEHSEKGIAVNEFMQSPTNPRVFATGDCADTGMPRLTPVANEDARTATKNLFSDNLEQTPDYGYVPKVAFTIPCIASVGLSEEAARQSNDNVKVLSDDTSSWGSVRKTGTTVAGYKILVDSKTDEILGTHLLGPSAEETINLFALAMKFNLTATDMKSTLFAFPTFASDVRSML, encoded by the coding sequence ATGAGCAGCGAGCAATTTGACTTGGTGGTCCTGGGAACGGGTCCATCCGGTGGCACGGTCGCCACTAAAATCGCAAAAACTGGTAAGCGAGTTGCTTTGGTCGACTCCCGAACCTTTGGTGGAACCTGCGCACTGCGGGGTTGCAACCCAAAGAAGGTCTACGTGAATGCGGGGCAGTTGGTCGACCAAGTCCAACGCAGCGAAGGGAAGTTGGTCGCGGACGCTTCGGTCACGATTGATTGGAAGCAACTCCACGCTTTCAAGATGGAATTCACGCAGCCAGTCGCTGACAAGAAAGAGCAATCCTTTCAAGACGATGACATCCAAACCTTTCACGGTGTCGCTCGTTTCATCTCACCCGATACGATCGACGTCGTCGGAACGAAACTGACCGCCGAACGATTCTTGATCGCCACAGGTGGGCGTCCTCGAGAACTTTCGTTCGATGGTGCAGAACACGTTACCCGTAGCGATGAATTCCTTGAACTGGAATCCATGCCCGAACACGTTGTCTTCGTCGGCGGTGGTTACATCTCCATGGAATTCGCAGGAGTGGTTGCCCGTGCGGGGTGTCGAGTGACCGTGATCGAACAGAACGATCAAGTGCTAACTGGGTTCGACCCCGATCTGGTCAATCAACTGACCGATTCGCTCTGTGATCAGAGAATTCAATTCCAGATGAATGCCGGGATCACTGGCATCGAAAAATCTTCGGACGGTTGCTTGCACGTTCATCTCGCGAATGAAGATGCACCAATCAAGTGTGGTTTGGTGATTCACGGTGCGGGTCGAGTCCCGAACATCGACGAACTAACCCTTTCGCGAGGCGAGATTGAGCACAGTGAAAAAGGAATCGCAGTCAACGAGTTCATGCAGAGCCCAACCAACCCGCGAGTCTTCGCAACGGGCGACTGCGCCGATACCGGAATGCCTCGGTTGACGCCGGTTGCAAACGAAGACGCACGCACCGCGACAAAGAATCTGTTTTCCGACAACTTGGAGCAGACACCCGACTACGGGTATGTCCCCAAGGTCGCGTTCACCATCCCATGCATCGCTTCGGTCGGTTTGTCCGAAGAAGCTGCTCGCCAGAGCAACGACAACGTGAAGGTTCTCAGCGACGACACTTCGTCGTGGGGCAGCGTTCGCAAAACTGGAACGACGGTGGCCGGCTACAAAATCCTCGTCGATTCCAAAACCGATGAGATTCTCGGAACTCACTTGCTCGGCCCTTCTGCGGAGGAAACCATCAACCTGTTTGCTCTCGCGATGAAGTTCAACCTGACGGCAACGGACATGAAGTCGACCCTATTCGCGTTTCCGACCTTCGCGTCGGACGTCCGCTCCATGCTGTAA
- a CDS encoding carboxymuconolactone decarboxylase family protein, giving the protein MSFVQPLSINEAPDAAKPILEAIEEKFGQSMNIFSTLAHQPDVLGGMTQINDGLQNDLPAKYRELAYYKASQLNSCDYCSHYHRQAAKKAGLSDEQLDSMNVSGGDLFDEKEQAVLKYAEQLTTKANVEPSVVKELKLFLNEKQLVTLAAAVALANFTNRINHGLDIELP; this is encoded by the coding sequence ATGTCGTTTGTGCAACCTCTCTCGATCAACGAAGCTCCCGACGCCGCCAAACCGATCCTCGAGGCAATCGAAGAGAAGTTTGGTCAGTCCATGAACATCTTCAGCACGCTCGCCCACCAACCCGACGTACTGGGCGGCATGACCCAGATCAATGATGGCCTGCAGAATGATTTGCCGGCCAAGTATCGCGAGCTCGCCTACTACAAAGCTTCCCAGCTGAACTCATGCGACTATTGTTCGCACTACCACCGACAAGCAGCCAAGAAGGCGGGCTTGTCCGATGAGCAGCTCGACTCGATGAATGTCAGTGGAGGCGACCTGTTCGATGAAAAAGAGCAAGCCGTCCTCAAGTACGCCGAACAATTGACGACCAAGGCCAATGTCGAACCCTCCGTCGTGAAGGAACTCAAGTTGTTTCTGAACGAAAAACAATTGGTCACACTCGCCGCTGCCGTCGCACTTGCCAACTTCACCAATCGCATCAACCACGGATTGGACATTGAACTGCCATGA
- a CDS encoding type 1 glutamine amidotransferase domain-containing protein: MSDQTLNKKRIVFLATDGFEQVELTKPWDAIKSAGAEVVLVSPKDGKIQGMNHDEKADQFTVDQKVSNVSAEDFDGLVLPGGVANPDTLRTCETSVSFIRDFFKQHKPVAAICHGPWTLIEADVVRGRRVTSWPSLKTDLINAGAEWVDEECVCDEGLVTSRNPDDLPAFCDKAIEEFAEGKHAAQTA, from the coding sequence ATGAGTGACCAAACACTGAACAAGAAGCGAATCGTCTTTCTCGCGACAGACGGATTCGAGCAAGTCGAATTGACCAAGCCATGGGACGCGATCAAATCCGCTGGCGCAGAAGTCGTATTGGTATCGCCGAAGGATGGAAAGATCCAAGGCATGAACCACGATGAAAAAGCCGACCAGTTCACGGTCGATCAAAAAGTCAGCAATGTTTCCGCAGAAGACTTCGACGGATTAGTACTGCCAGGAGGTGTCGCCAACCCCGACACGCTTCGCACCTGCGAAACTTCGGTGAGCTTCATTCGCGACTTCTTCAAGCAACACAAACCCGTCGCTGCGATCTGCCACGGGCCGTGGACGCTGATCGAAGCCGATGTGGTGCGAGGACGACGAGTCACATCTTGGCCAAGCCTCAAGACCGACCTGATCAACGCGGGTGCGGAATGGGTCGATGAAGAATGTGTCTGCGATGAAGGGCTTGTTACGAGTCGCAACCCGGACGACTTGCCAGCCTTCTGCGACAAAGCCATCGAAGAATTCGCCGAAGGAAAACACGCCGCTCAAACGGCCTGA